GCAACAGACTACCATGTGCCAGGAGGTGAGGCTTTTGTCTTTGAGACCGAACAGGGCTTGAAACCGGGAGCGCCTTCTGGACATCGCGCCGCTGTGCGCACCGCCAAAACGCAAAATGAAGCAGGAGAGGTTTATACCTACAACGACAAGAACACCGACCTGCTTGCGATGCTGGCCGAAGCCGTCACCGGTGTCCCGTTTGCCCGTCAGTTGACTGACTTGTTCAATGAATTTGGCGCTCAGAGCGACGGTTCGATTTCTCTGTCGGTCGATGGCACCGCCTCACCGTCCTACGGGATCAGCACCACCTTGCGGGACTACGGGCTGTTCACGCAGTGGATCGCGCAGGGCAAAGCGCCGGAAAGCTTCCTTGCGTCCGTGACCGATGTCGAAAAGGACCTGCTGTCGGTGTCGGAGAAAGGCAAGGGCATGGCGCAGGCATTGGGCACCAAAGTGACCTATGGATCGCAGGGCTGGTATTTGCCGGAACACAACGTGGTCATGAGCATTGGCAGCTATGGTCAGGTTGGGTTCTCGGACTTGAACCAAGGCATATCGGTCGTCTTCATGCAGGATTGGGAAGACAACGGTGTGGCTGAGAAGCTGGTGGAAACTGTAGATCGCGCCTTGAAGCTGATCGGGCAGTACTCAGAGCAGTAAAACGTCAAAGGCGCAAAAGCGGCGAACCCCGGTTTTCAGGAACCGGGGTTCGTTTTGGTTTGTTAAACCATGTGGCGGGCGCGGGCGCCGCGTTCGATACCGGCTGCGTGCAGGCGGTCGATGTTGAGTTCGTAGCGGATTTCCTCGAGCAGGCGCAGTTCCGGCTCTGCAAGAGACCCGTCCGCGGCCGCCACGTCGCAGGCCAGCGCGTAGGCGGTTTCGTATAACCGCTCGTCCAGACCTTCGCGTACGAGACCAAAGAGAGCGGCAAGGCCGTCTTCCTGCTCAAACAGGTCAAACACCGTTTGGCTCATGACTTGCAGTCGGTCGATGTCATAATCGGCAAAAACGGGCAGGTTATTTAGTGCTACCTGGATTTTGACGAGTTCTGCGGTGCGGATATTCTCGTCGGAAGCCGACACAGCGATCATCACGGCAACGAGGCAGTCCTGTGCAGACAGGGAGTGGGGCAGGTCTTGAGACACGGTTGGTTCCTTTGCAAGGCGGTGTTGCAGCGCAGAATATTGACTGCGATGGTCAGGGGCAATAGGAAGCGGCGGACCTTTGGGCGCAATGGTGTTCCTGAAGGCAATTTCCTTTGAACCGGAGAAATCCCATGTCTGAACTGCGCGACGCAGCCCTTGTATCGAAAGCCTGGCCCTTTGAAGAAGCGCGCCGGTTGCTCAAACGGTATGAAGGTAGCAAGGACAAGAAGGGATATGTTCTGTTCGAGACCGGTTACGGTCCGTCTGGTTTGCCGCACATCGGTACCTTCGGCGAAGTCTTGCGCACGACGATGATCCGCAAGGCGTTTGAGGCCATTTCCGATGTTCCGACGCGGTTGATCTGTTTCTCTGACGATCTGGACGGCATGCGCAAAGTGCCTTCTAACGTGCCGAATCCGCAAATTCTGGAGCAGCACCTGCAACGGCCGCTGACCTCGGTGCCCGATCCGTTTGGCACGCACGAGAGCTTTGGCGACCACAACAATGCCATGTTGCGGCGGTTCCTTGATACGTTTGGTTTCGAGTACGAATTCTATTCTGCCAAGGAATTCTACGCGTCAGGCCAGTTTGACGAGATTCTGAAGCTTGCAGTCGAGCGCTACGACGACCTTATGGCGATCATGTTGAAGTCGCTGCGTGAGGAGCGGGCGGCGACCTATTCCATTTTCCTGCCAATGCATCCGGAAAGCGGGCGCGTCATGTATGTGCCGATGAAAAAGGTCTGTGCAGAAACCTATACGGTCACCTTTGACGATGAGACCGGCAAGGAATGGACCGTGCCTGTGACGGGCGGCAACGTAAAGCTGCAGTGGAAGCCGGACTTTGGCGCGCGCTGGGCTGCGTTGGGCGTTGATTTCGAGATGTATGGCAAGGAACACGCCACCAACGAAAAGATCTATGATGCGATCTGTCGTGTGCTCGGAGGGCGTGCGCCGAACCACTTCTCTTATGAGCTGTTCCTTGATGAGAACGGACAGAAGATTTCAAAATCGTCCGGCAATGGAGTGTCGATTGACGAGTGGTTGACCTATGCTTCGACCGAAAGCCTGAGCTACTTCATGTACCAGAAGCCGAAAACCGCGAAGCGGATGCACTTTGATGTGATTCCAAAGGCGGTGGACGAGTATCATCAGCAGCTGCGTGCCTATCACACACAGGACATAAAGGCTCAACTGAACAATCCGGTATGGCACATCCATTCTGGTGACGTCCCCCAGAGCGATATGGTGGTCAGCTTCTCGATGCTGCTCAATCTGGCGAGTGCGTCGTCTGCGGAAGACAAGGCGACGATGTGGGGCTTCATCAACAAATACGCGCCGGACGCGACGCCCGAGAGCCATCCGGGAATGGATGCCGCAGCAGGCTATGCGGTGCGCTATTTCAATGACTTTGTGAAGCCCTCCAAAGTCTACCGTGCGCCGACCGAAAAGGAACGCGTGGCGCTGGAAGATCTGTGCAACGCGCTGGGATCAGCGGAAACCGCATTGGCAACAATTGCGGCGAAGAACGCGCTGGTGGGCAGTGAAGACCCGTTGCCTGAAGCAGACTTCTCGGACGAGGAATTCCTGCAGTCCATCGTGTTCGCGGTGGGTAAAACCCACGGGTTCGAACCACTGCGCGACTGGTTCAAGGCGATATACGAAGTGCTACTTGGGGCAAGCCAAGGCCCTCGTTTTGGTGGGTTCATTGCGCTCTATGGCGTCGAGGAAACCCGCGAACTGATCCACAAGGCGCTTGATGGCGAGTTCGTCGCCGCGTGACCCAGCGGACTGCGCCTGTTGGCGCAGACACGTTTTCCAAAGGCCCGCCCAGGCGGGTCTTTGTTCGTTTTGGGACTCGCGAGAACGGGGCAGGCTGATCCGATAACGGCGGCATGGCGTAGTCTTTGCAGGAGGACACGCAATGAAACATGTTTTGCTGGCACTTGTAGTGGTTGCGAGTTTTGCGCGGGAAGCGCAGGCGCAACAGGGCGCAGCGGTTGAGATCGAAGGTGTCATCAACCAGCAGATGGAGGCGTTTCAAGGCGATGATTTCACCCGCGCGTTCGGATTTGCGGCCGACAACATCAAACGCATGTTCCGCACGCCGGAGAATTTCGGTGAGATGGTCAAGCGTGGGTATCCCATGGTTCACCGTCCGGGAGATGTCCGGTTTGGTGACTTGCGTCAGGAAGGAGATGCCCTCTGGCAGCGCGTGCTCGTTCGCGACATAGGCGGAGCACTTTATGTGCTGGATTACCTCATGGTGCCGACCGAGGCTGGCTGGCGCATCGCGGCGGTTCAAATGATTGGCGCGGAAGAAAGCGCCTAGGCAGTCCGGACATTCCCCCCAAATTGCAACGCGCGGTGGACAAGCCGCGCGTTAATTTTTTCTGCGCACCCTCTCGCGAGCCGACATCTTTTAGGGCGGTCTGGCGTTGGACAGGGACGTGCCGCGTGGGTGCGCGGTGCGCGGAAGGGGAAAAATGAACAAGGCGATTACTGAAGGGCTGGCGCTGATGCCGCCACCGTTTGCGCAGGGGCTTGGGACGTGGTCGAGCGGGGACGGGACACAAGGCTCGGACACTTATGCCGGAGCCAGCAATGCTGTTTTTGTACCATCTGACAGTGACTTTGGCGGGTGCCTCGAGATGCTGAAAACACAGAGCACCCAGCGGTTGCGGAATATGGCGCAAACCCCGATCTTCCCCGGGTGCTATTTGCGGATAACCGCGCGTGTAAAAGCCATCAGCGGCAATCGCCCGACTGTACGGATTGCAGGCTATGCGGCCACTGCAGGCGGAGCGCATGTCAATGGGCTCACCGAAGTTGGACCCAGCACGGTCCTGACAGGCTACGGGTCTGTGGTCGAGGTGAGCGCCATTGTCGGAAGCGGTGTTCGGGGTGGTGTGGACATGGTCTGGGGCGCGACGCCGGCATACGGGCATTTCGGTCTGGATCTAACGGGGGCCAGCGGTGGCGTTGTTCGGATCGACGACATCGTCATCGAAGACATCACAAGCGCCTTTCACCGAGACATGATGAACTGGGTGGATGTGCGCGACTTTGGTGCTGTTGGGGATGGCAGTACCGACAATGCGACCGCCTTTGAAGCGGCAGATGCAGCGGCGGACGGCAAGCGAGTGCTGGTGCCGGAGGGCGTCTATTATCTGGGCGACAGCGTGACGTTCCAGAACCCTGTGGAATTCGAGGGCACGGTTACGATGGGTGTCGGTTCGATCTTCTCGCTGACCAAGAATTTCGATCTACCAAGCTACATCAACGCATTTGGTGATGAGGAGATGGCCTTCAAAAAGGCGTTCCAGTCGTTGCTCAATAATTCGGATCACGAAAGTCTGGACCTGGGCGGGCGGCGGATCACGATCACCGAGCCGATTGACTTGCAGGCAGCGGTGCCCAACCGGGGCAGTTATGCGCAGCGGCGGCATATCGCAAACGGGCAGTTTTATGTGACCGGCGATTCTGCATGGCAACCAGATGTGGTTACATCTCAGGCAACCTATTCACCTTCGGAAGGGCGCACGCTGCGCAACGTGGTGAATGTTGCGAACATTCAGGTTGGATCGCTGGTGACGGGCAATGGCGTGGGGCGGGAAGTCTATGTTCGTGAGGTGGATATCCCAACGCAGGAGGTGACCCTGAGCCAGCCGCTATATGACGCGGCCGGAACGCAGAATTTCACCTTTACCCGCTTCAAATATATCCTTGATTTCAGCGGTTTCTCCAAGGTGAGCGCCTTTTCGATTTCGGACGTGGAGTTGCAATGCAACTCCAAGGCAAATGGCATATTGTTGTCGCCGTCAGGCGTGGCGTTCCATTTCCGGGACAGTTACATCACGCGGCCCAAGCATCGCGGGATCTCATCTTGTGGCGAAGGTTGTCAGGGTCTGTTGGTGGATCGCTGTCAATTTATCACCAACGAGGGAGGGACACCGTCTCAGGATCGTGTGAGTGTCGCAATCAATTGCAACGCCAACGATTTCAAGCTGCGGAACAATCGGGCAAGCCAGTTCCGACACTTCGCTGTGATAGGTGGCGAAAATGCGATGGTGACAGGCAACCACTTCTTTCAGGGCGACGATGAACCGGACGGGGTTCGAACGGCGGGAATTGTGTTTGCGCAGGGTTTTATCTCGGCAACGTTTGACGGGAACTATGTCGACAACTGCTTCTTAGAGTGGAGCAATGAGTACGACAGCGAGCCGGACTTTACCGGCGGGTTTTCGTTCGGCTCGCTTTCAATCACCGACAACGTGTTCCTGAGTGGCGATGTGGCACCATGGTTCGGCTATATCGTGATCAAGCCGCATGGTGCGGATCATTTCATCACTGGCCTGAACGTGACCGGCAACAAGTTTCGTTCGATCAACGGGACCATTGACCGTGTGGACCGCGTTGACACGAGCTTTTCCAACCTCGACATGAGCAAAGGGAAGAACATCCTTTTTGCTGGCAACACATTCCACAATGTGGTGACCGCAGCGCATAGTCCCTTGCGGGTGAAACATGATCAGAACACCCACCAGAGCACGTGGACCGTCCGGACAGAAGGCAAGTTGCCGTTTGGGGGTCGGGCGCGGGGCGTGGATGCGTTGGTGCCGACTTCCAAGCTCAAGAACACGTCCAACGTCACGGTGTATGACATGCCCAACGTTTTGCTGGAGCAGGGAAGCGACGGAAGTGAGGTCGATCTGAGGTGGGCCAACAATTATGCCGGCGATATGACGGTCGTTGTGCGGATGGACTAAGGGAGTTGCCGCATTCTAGGGCGGGCCTCGCGCCACACGAGAATAGCGGCGGCGGCAATGATCAATCCTGCACCCGCGTAGGACACTGCGTCCGGCAAAACAGAAAAGACCAGCGCGTCATAAAGCGCTGCGAAAGCCAGTGATGTGTAAAAGAACGGTGAAACAAAGCTGGCATCAGCCATACGCATTGCGTTCACAAAGCAGGTTTGGGCAGAAGCCATAAGGGCGCCGATACCCGCAAGCGCCGCCCATTGGGCGGCGTTTGGTGTTTGCCAAACGAAAGAGGCGGCCACAGTTGCGATTGTCAGGCCGATTGCATTGTTTACAAGCAGGATTTGAAAGGGTTTTTCACGCCCGGACAGCAGCTTGATGAAAATGAGTTCGCCGCCAAGTGCGCAGGCAGCCAGCAATGCAAGAAGTGCTCCAAATTCCAGAGCGCCCGAACCCGGGCGTGTGAGGACCATAGCACCGGCAAAGGCCAGGGCAGTAGATCCCCAGCGCCACGGGCCGATGCGTTCGCCCAGAAAGGGGATCGCGAGCAACATACCGACGACCGGGTTGAGGAAGCTGATCGCGGTGGCATCCGACAAGGGAATAAAGGCCGCCGCGGCAAACATGAGTGTGACACCGCTCCAGCCGAGCGAGGACCGACCGATGTGGAGTCGCCAGTTCGGACGCGTGAAGCGGGGTCGCAGCAGTACGGCGGCCGATGCGAATATCAGAAAAGCAAAAAGAAAACGCCCGTGACTGACTTGTAGCGGGTGCAGAGCCGGACCAAGGGCGTCGGTTCCGAGCGCCTTGGCAAGCAGCGTGGTGCCGGCAGCGAAGGCCGAAGCCGCGAGGGTCAGCGCAGCAGCAAGGGCAGGGTTGGAAGCGGTGCTCATTGGGTTGTTATGTGGGGCTGATGACGGAGTGACAAGCAGGATGCCTTTGGTGACGGATTTGCCGACCGAAACGGACATATTGCAACCAATTTGCGCAATCTGAAAGAAGGGGGTTTCCATTTGTTAGCAATGCAGCTAGGGAAGCAACATGATCAAACGCCAACATATCCTGTCTGTGCGACGCCGACGCCTTAGCGCGTAATCGGCCCTTGATCCCATGTGTCTGACACCGACACTAACTCTCCTATTATTGTTGACGAAATCGCCTCTGACACTCACTGATTGAGGCTCTATCTCTGAAAAGGAAGATCGCGATGATCCCCTCCGTTTTGCCGACCTACAACCGTGCTGACCTGACCTTCGAGTCGGGCGAAGGCAGTTGGATGATCGAGGCGGACGGACGACGTTTTCTCGACCTTGGCGCAGGGATTGCGGTGAATGTCCTTGGGCACGCCAATCCCACGTTGGTTGAAGCGCTCACCGCGCAGGCCAACAAGCTTTGGCACGTGTCCAACCTTTACAACATCACCCAACAGCAGGCTCTGGCAGACAAACTGGTGGCACATACGTTCGCAGATACGGTGTTCTTCACCAATTCGGGAACCGAGTGCTGCGAACTGGCAGTCAAGATGGCGCGGAAATACTGGCATGACAAAGGGCAGGCCAATCGGGTCGAGATCATCGGCTTTGAAGGGGCCTTCCACGGGCGCAGTTCGGCAGGCATTGCCGCGGCGGGTGGTGAAAAGCTAACCAAAGGTTTTGGTCCTTTGTTGCCGGGGTTTGTGCATGTTGACTGGGGCGATCTGAAGGCAGTTGAGGCGTCGATCACCGAGAACACTGCTGCGGTGATAGTGGAGCCAGTACAGGGGGAAGGTGGTATCCGTCCGATGGCGGATGCGGACCTGAAGGCGCTTCGGTCGGTTTGCGACGAAGCCGGTATCCTTCTCATCATGGACGAAGTGCAGTGTGGCGTCGGCCGGACCGGTAAGCTGTTTGCACATGAGTGGGCCGGCGTATCGCCGGACATCATGATGGTAGCAAAAGGCATTGGCGGCGGCTTCCCGCTGGGCGCTGTTTTGGCGACCGAAGACGCGGCAAGCGGCATGGTGGCGGGAACACACGGGTCGACCTACGGCGGCAACCCGCTGGCCTGTGCGGTCGGCGGTGCCGTTATGGATGTGGTGGCGGATGAGGCATTTCTGTCCGATGTGAACCGAAAGGCAGGGCTGTTCCGGCAAAAGCTGGAGGGTTTGGTCGCGGCGCATCCGGACGTGTTTGAAACTGTGCGCGGCACAGGCCTGATGCTGGGTTTGAAATGCGCAAAGCCGGCTTGCACCGACGTGGTCGCAGCAGGCTATGACAACGAGGTGGTGACGGTACCGGCCGCGGACAACGTGGTGCGGCTGCTGCCGCCTCTCAATATCTCTGACGAAGAAATCTCCGAGGCCGTCGAACGGCTCGAAAAGGCGGCGGCGCAGGTTGCGGCGCAAGTGTAAGGACCTGAAAAGATGAAACACTTTCTGGATATCAACAAGACCGATTTCTCCGATCTGCGGGGCATGATCGATAGCGCGAAATCCATCAAGAACGCGCGCAACGGACGCCCAAAGGGCGCGCTTGACGACGAGCAACCCCTGAAGGACCACATGGTCGCGCTGATTTTCGAAAAGCCGTCCACGCGGACACGGGTGAGTTTTGACGTTGGCGTACGCCAGATGGGCGGACAGACCATGGTGTTGTCGGGGTCCGAGATGCAGCTGGGCCATGGCGAGACTGTCGCGGACACGGCCAAGGTCATGAGCCGCTACGTGGACCTGATCATGATCCGGACTTTTGAGGAAGCCACGCTTCTTGAGATGGCGGAGCACGCGACCGTGCCGGTGATCAATGGCCTGACAAACCGTTCGCACCCCTGTCAGATCATGGCCGATATCCTGACGTTTGAAGAAAAGGTCGGGCCGATCGCAGGCAAGAAGGTGGTCTGGTCCGGTGATGGCAACAACGTGTTCGCGAGCTTTGCTCATGCTGCCGGCCAGTTCGGGTTTGACCTGACCTTCACCGGCCCGGAGGTTCTTGATCCAGAGACGGTGTTCCTTGAGGAGGCGCGGGCCAAAGGCGTTAACATCGAAATCGAACGTGACCCGGCAAAGGCCGTTGAGGGTGCAGACCTTGTTGTCACTGATACATGGGTCAGCATGCACGATGCCCCCTCCGCGCGGGAGCGTCGCCACAACCTGTTGCGTCCGTTCCAGGTGAACGAAGAGTTGATGAGCCACGCCAAACCGGACGCGCTGTTCATGCACTGCCTTCCCGCGCACCGGAACGAAGAAGCTACGGATGCGATTATGGACGGGCCGAACTCTGTGATCTTTGATGAGGCGGAAAACCGGTTGCACGCGCAGAAGGCGATCATGAAGTGGTGTCTGGAGAAGTAAGGCCAGCTTTCAGCTGAACAAAAGACAGGCGCTGCGAATGACGCGGCGCCTGTTTTTGATTCAAGGCTGGTGCTGTGCCCCAAAATTGCCTCAAATCGTGCATAATCGTCGTCGGAGCCACACATGCTTTGGGGGGGTGATATGGCACAGGAAGAGCGCAAAACGTCGGGAGGACCACGTATCGTGGTGGCCGGTGCGGGAAGCATCGGGTGTTTTGTCGGGGGCTTGCTGGCGCGCGGCGTGCAGGATGTCACTTTGCTGGTCCGCCCCTATATGCTTGAAGAAATTTCCAAACAGGGCATCCTGTTGACCGATTTTTCCGGGCTTGACGAAGCGCTGCCACCGGACGCGGTCAATTTGGTGACGAAACCCGAAGCGCTCTCAGAGGCAGACATCATTCTGGTCACGGTCAAGAGCGGTGCAACCTCTGTCGTGGCCGAGCAAATTGCCTCGTTTGCGCGCAAGGATGCGGTTGTTGTTTCCCTTCAGAACGGGACACAGAATGCGGGCTTGCTACGTGAAAGGCTTGCGGGTTGGGACGTGCGCGCCGGCATGGTCCCGTTCAATGTCGTGGCCATGGGGGGCGGGCGATTTCACCGGGGAACGAGCGGCGACATCCTAATCGAGAAGGGTGCGGGACACATCGCGCGCAAGTTGAGCGTGCGCGATCTGGATGTCCATGAAGTGAAACGAATGGCGCCCGTGCAATGGGGTAAGCTGTTGATCAACCTGAACAATGCGCTGAATGCGTTGTCTGATCTGCCATTGCGCAAGCAGATCATGGACATGCGGTGGCGCCGGTTAATGGCGGATCAGATGAAAGAGGCGCTTGCGGTACTTGAAGCCGCCAGTCTCGAAACAA
This genomic window from Shimia isoporae contains:
- a CDS encoding serine hydrolase domain-containing protein gives rise to the protein MTPSAKTPFRRIALIATLTLSTALGSMANANNTVTLNDFYRAYELSEITPENMQSWPYYKHVSMNWDDYALFGTAPVFAAEKPAELRMAENQLDLGQEFRDGKSFAQSLQDTQTKGFLVMKENVILGEFYDNGFSVDQTQLLQSSSKTYAGIVVSKLIDEGHIEPEATVASVLQDFQGTAIGAAKIRHVLDMTAGLLPATDYHVPGGEAFVFETEQGLKPGAPSGHRAAVRTAKTQNEAGEVYTYNDKNTDLLAMLAEAVTGVPFARQLTDLFNEFGAQSDGSISLSVDGTASPSYGISTTLRDYGLFTQWIAQGKAPESFLASVTDVEKDLLSVSEKGKGMAQALGTKVTYGSQGWYLPEHNVVMSIGSYGQVGFSDLNQGISVVFMQDWEDNGVAEKLVETVDRALKLIGQYSEQ
- a CDS encoding tellurite resistance TerB family protein; the encoded protein is MSQDLPHSLSAQDCLVAVMIAVSASDENIRTAELVKIQVALNNLPVFADYDIDRLQVMSQTVFDLFEQEDGLAALFGLVREGLDERLYETAYALACDVAAADGSLAEPELRLLEEIRYELNIDRLHAAGIERGARARHMV
- a CDS encoding lysine--tRNA ligase, whose protein sequence is MSELRDAALVSKAWPFEEARRLLKRYEGSKDKKGYVLFETGYGPSGLPHIGTFGEVLRTTMIRKAFEAISDVPTRLICFSDDLDGMRKVPSNVPNPQILEQHLQRPLTSVPDPFGTHESFGDHNNAMLRRFLDTFGFEYEFYSAKEFYASGQFDEILKLAVERYDDLMAIMLKSLREERAATYSIFLPMHPESGRVMYVPMKKVCAETYTVTFDDETGKEWTVPVTGGNVKLQWKPDFGARWAALGVDFEMYGKEHATNEKIYDAICRVLGGRAPNHFSYELFLDENGQKISKSSGNGVSIDEWLTYASTESLSYFMYQKPKTAKRMHFDVIPKAVDEYHQQLRAYHTQDIKAQLNNPVWHIHSGDVPQSDMVVSFSMLLNLASASSAEDKATMWGFINKYAPDATPESHPGMDAAAGYAVRYFNDFVKPSKVYRAPTEKERVALEDLCNALGSAETALATIAAKNALVGSEDPLPEADFSDEEFLQSIVFAVGKTHGFEPLRDWFKAIYEVLLGASQGPRFGGFIALYGVEETRELIHKALDGEFVAA
- a CDS encoding DUF4864 domain-containing protein, with product MKHVLLALVVVASFAREAQAQQGAAVEIEGVINQQMEAFQGDDFTRAFGFAADNIKRMFRTPENFGEMVKRGYPMVHRPGDVRFGDLRQEGDALWQRVLVRDIGGALYVLDYLMVPTEAGWRIAAVQMIGAEESA
- a CDS encoding glycosyl hydrolase family 28-related protein; this encodes MNKAITEGLALMPPPFAQGLGTWSSGDGTQGSDTYAGASNAVFVPSDSDFGGCLEMLKTQSTQRLRNMAQTPIFPGCYLRITARVKAISGNRPTVRIAGYAATAGGAHVNGLTEVGPSTVLTGYGSVVEVSAIVGSGVRGGVDMVWGATPAYGHFGLDLTGASGGVVRIDDIVIEDITSAFHRDMMNWVDVRDFGAVGDGSTDNATAFEAADAAADGKRVLVPEGVYYLGDSVTFQNPVEFEGTVTMGVGSIFSLTKNFDLPSYINAFGDEEMAFKKAFQSLLNNSDHESLDLGGRRITITEPIDLQAAVPNRGSYAQRRHIANGQFYVTGDSAWQPDVVTSQATYSPSEGRTLRNVVNVANIQVGSLVTGNGVGREVYVREVDIPTQEVTLSQPLYDAAGTQNFTFTRFKYILDFSGFSKVSAFSISDVELQCNSKANGILLSPSGVAFHFRDSYITRPKHRGISSCGEGCQGLLVDRCQFITNEGGTPSQDRVSVAINCNANDFKLRNNRASQFRHFAVIGGENAMVTGNHFFQGDDEPDGVRTAGIVFAQGFISATFDGNYVDNCFLEWSNEYDSEPDFTGGFSFGSLSITDNVFLSGDVAPWFGYIVIKPHGADHFITGLNVTGNKFRSINGTIDRVDRVDTSFSNLDMSKGKNILFAGNTFHNVVTAAHSPLRVKHDQNTHQSTWTVRTEGKLPFGGRARGVDALVPTSKLKNTSNVTVYDMPNVLLEQGSDGSEVDLRWANNYAGDMTVVVRMD
- a CDS encoding DMT family transporter; this encodes MSTASNPALAAALTLAASAFAAGTTLLAKALGTDALGPALHPLQVSHGRFLFAFLIFASAAVLLRPRFTRPNWRLHIGRSSLGWSGVTLMFAAAAFIPLSDATAISFLNPVVGMLLAIPFLGERIGPWRWGSTALAFAGAMVLTRPGSGALEFGALLALLAACALGGELIFIKLLSGREKPFQILLVNNAIGLTIATVAASFVWQTPNAAQWAALAGIGALMASAQTCFVNAMRMADASFVSPFFYTSLAFAALYDALVFSVLPDAVSYAGAGLIIAAAAILVWREARPRMRQLP
- a CDS encoding aspartate aminotransferase family protein; this encodes MIPSVLPTYNRADLTFESGEGSWMIEADGRRFLDLGAGIAVNVLGHANPTLVEALTAQANKLWHVSNLYNITQQQALADKLVAHTFADTVFFTNSGTECCELAVKMARKYWHDKGQANRVEIIGFEGAFHGRSSAGIAAAGGEKLTKGFGPLLPGFVHVDWGDLKAVEASITENTAAVIVEPVQGEGGIRPMADADLKALRSVCDEAGILLIMDEVQCGVGRTGKLFAHEWAGVSPDIMMVAKGIGGGFPLGAVLATEDAASGMVAGTHGSTYGGNPLACAVGGAVMDVVADEAFLSDVNRKAGLFRQKLEGLVAAHPDVFETVRGTGLMLGLKCAKPACTDVVAAGYDNEVVTVPAADNVVRLLPPLNISDEEISEAVERLEKAAAQVAAQV
- the argF gene encoding ornithine carbamoyltransferase, with translation MKHFLDINKTDFSDLRGMIDSAKSIKNARNGRPKGALDDEQPLKDHMVALIFEKPSTRTRVSFDVGVRQMGGQTMVLSGSEMQLGHGETVADTAKVMSRYVDLIMIRTFEEATLLEMAEHATVPVINGLTNRSHPCQIMADILTFEEKVGPIAGKKVVWSGDGNNVFASFAHAAGQFGFDLTFTGPEVLDPETVFLEEARAKGVNIEIERDPAKAVEGADLVVTDTWVSMHDAPSARERRHNLLRPFQVNEELMSHAKPDALFMHCLPAHRNEEATDAIMDGPNSVIFDEAENRLHAQKAIMKWCLEK
- a CDS encoding 2-dehydropantoate 2-reductase — protein: MLWGGDMAQEERKTSGGPRIVVAGAGSIGCFVGGLLARGVQDVTLLVRPYMLEEISKQGILLTDFSGLDEALPPDAVNLVTKPEALSEADIILVTVKSGATSVVAEQIASFARKDAVVVSLQNGTQNAGLLRERLAGWDVRAGMVPFNVVAMGGGRFHRGTSGDILIEKGAGHIARKLSVRDLDVHEVKRMAPVQWGKLLINLNNALNALSDLPLRKQIMDMRWRRLMADQMKEALAVLEAASLETTNPVTASVPMRTVPKILRLPTWAFRWVAKAMLAIDPTARSSMWEDLSKGRKTEIDELQGVIVQLAHKHGIPAPINERVIELVRNAEDAGEGSPALTAAQVRNG